The segment GAGTGTAAGAAATTTAATTCTCCTGACAGAAAATCGATATTTTTTCttgctaacttttcacaacaGTTTCTTTCACGGCGTCGGGGTGTTATTTTTTCTCCTCCGGGAAGTAAAGTAGCTTAATGACCGTAAACGGTCCAGTGATTATGGGAATGAGGCCATTCTGAATGAGACGATCGCGGCGGCGGCGAGAGAGGAACCCAGTGCGGATGCAGACATCCTCTTTCCGGGCGTCGTCGGCGGAGTCTTCGTTTGTTGGATGTAAGTTTGTGACAGTCATTGTCACATTGCCAGCAGGACGAGTAGTAATTTTCCGGTAGTGTGATTGTTTTTATGTAGCTGTATGAGCAATGTCAACATACAACAAGACTTAAAAAATGTGACGATTTCTATGATACTATTTCTGTCTTGAAATATATGATAAGTATATGTGACGTTTCCATCATAATCTCAAATTGATATTAAAGTTATAACTTTTTCTCCACGATAACTTTTAAATGCTAAAGTATTCTACATCCTCAGATTCGGTTAGGCTAGGATTGATTTCTTGACGTAAAAAAGAGAGATTTTTCGCGAAGATTGATTTTCGATATAACGGAAAGAAGCGTAACGGAAATTAAATAGAAGTGTCCACAACTgattggtaaatggttggataatgcgtaaaacagaccccatagtggtcctaagcctcttatccagcaactcctatccctacctctacgtgataccagccggaatacgagcaaccttagcggagatcgggaaATCAACCGcgatggaaactaaggtcgtatactaacagggaaggaggcacagtgttgtctcgtcACTGTAAGGAGACATGGTATCAGAAACTGCAGATCGCCAAATTTCGTTGGTAtcaacagggtgctgctcgatcaattAGAACCCCGATAGTTCGGCATCGTGgcgctgcaggagatctgtcgcaaaggcgagaaggtgtggaggatcagtggcggcaaagcccaatttttccagagcggtggagcgaccaacgagctggagacggacttcgtagtgttgggcaaaatgcaggatcgcgtaatggactggaaagcgatcaatgaTAGGAtgggcgtgttgaggataaagggccgtttcttcaactataccatcataaacgtacattgtccacacgaaggtcgACTCGACGAccagaaggaagcgttctatgcgccactggaggcaacgtacgacagctgctaacgacgggacatcaagatggTCGTCGGGGATATAaatgcccaggtcggcagggaagcaatgtaagGATCGGTAACCGAgttccatagcctgcacaccgacacgaactataacggccagcgatgtacatactttgcagcttcctgaggcttggtgatcagaagcactttctttctccgcatagatatccacaaagcgacctggagatcacctgaccaacgaaccttatgattcgaggttcgttggtcaggtgatctccaggtcgcttcgagggccggttttcctcgaacatcaccaacgtacgtttccaacggggtgcggatatctaCTCGGACTATTGCCaggtagcagtacatgtgcgctcaaaactttagacggtttatacctcgatACAAAGCCGCTCTCCTCGGTTGAAAATTCGGCAATCagacaacccgcgagttgccgaaaactacgtgtGCGTGCTGGATGCagttctgccttcctctgtggagctagatacttcgaccctcgaaaacggatggagtatgaaaCGCTCTGCCGTCAACGAGACCGCAATCTTGgagtgctaggagtggaaatctcgagtgcacgaaatgattggtttgactggcaatgccaacaagcgaagagaggaaaaaaagagcttggaaaaactatctaagcatatccacgagagagaatttggccaagtatcgacaaaCGCGAaataagttgaccacgattctgaggTGGGAAAAAAATGCCCGAAggagacagagatcgtgaggagctggaacaactattccgggttagtgacatgcgcaagttttacgagaaagtgaaccaaactcgtaagtgctacacacctaaacctgacatgtgtagggacgggggagggaatctaatcacaaacgagcgcgaggtggtggACAGGTGGAAGGAGTATTTCGATGATCACtccaacggcgatatagcagcaggagacggaaCCTCGTTAtactcggagtgcctacaaacgataacagtgtgctggctcccgatctcgaagagatccggctagtaattcgtcagctgaagaatgatACAGCCACCGGAAagggcagagctctacaaaaatggccaagaaccgctagcaacggcacttcattggataatttcaaggatttgggagaagaaactaccggaggagtggatggaaggtgttgtctgtaccatctacaaaaagggcaaccGGCTagtttgctgtaattaccgcggcatcacgtaggtcaacgccgcctacaagatgatctcccagattttgttgcgtcttctatccctaatagcaagagaattcgtagggcagtatcaggcgggctttatgggtgcccgtgctactacggatcaaatttttactctacgacaaatcctccagaaatgtccggagtacaacgtgcccaagcataatattttcgtggatttcagagcagcatacggatacaatacagttgaacgagaacagctatggcggaTAAAATAatcgagtacggttttccggacaaactgacgcggctgatcaaagctactctggagcgagtgatgtgctacgagcgcgtttcggagacactctcgagtcctttcaaatcgcgcagagggttgcggcaaggggatggacagttcatgttattcaatatcgctattgaaggtgcggcgaacgggcatcgaaacgagaggaactatcttcagcaagagtagccaactcctagccttcgcagacgacctcgatatcattactagaaaccccgggacggcggaggcaatctatgccagactaaaaacggggcTAGGAGAGTTAACCAGgcccaccccggctctcggctgagtCGTCGTCACTAAGGCGCTCGGAGAGAATTTATAATTATTCTTTAAAGACTtttttcgttaaaaaataaatttctgttGATATTCCCGCTGTTAACACTAAGTTCTGCGGTACAAATAATATTTAGgtacaaaattaaaaacaatattGTAGCAAAATCAATGCAAGCGAAACAGTAGACTATTGTTTGTCTTCAGTGACAAAGCCAAGCACAAATTTGTGATATTTTTGTCCTCGCGTCCTTTTTGCTGAACCGTCTGATTTAATTTCTGTTTATCTCTTATTATATGAGAGTATTTTAAATTCTGTCATTCGTAGTGATGAATAGAAAATTACAAACCggtagggtaaggtggtgcagaatgcaccgcttaagcaaaacatcattttccagagcaacggcgtgtttgttccacgtttttcgacttctagaagactttgggatcttttttacacttactcctggtgaaatttcctaacaaaaaccagtattttttgttatttttgacgatttttggcaaaggtcaaaatcattatgtgaggcagaacgccaaagcccgtggacaaaacgcacctagtttgcccagctaggcgttgaacgcaaccaaaaaatttaccatccAATCACGTGGtaaataaactcctaaaactaggctgccgaaatggcgaaagcgttcgttatagcgtttgttgcaaacgcttgtttgctgggacataatgggttcatatctcaacataattggcaataaaatttaatcatctaattttctccaactgatgtgtgatgaaatattgtaagttatacaatgtacaattaggtttaaggcaaattctaactcctatacaatacataatattgctacatttttaataaataatccgaaacaaaagatgtactgcaaattaaaaacattttataactgttcgatcccgctgtgatgcattctgcctgtttaaaattgaaatatgTAAAACTATAAATACTTCAATCTAAAATCTTAATCTAACAGTTACTTAGTTTATCTAACTAAACTTAGCTTATAATCAATCTAAAAATACTTATATTTAAACCTTACCTACACTTAAATTAAATTGAACCAACTAAAACAATAATGATATAGATAATCGAGAAATAGGCTTAAGTTAACATGGACATCCCTAACACGAAATAGATCTAAAAGATTTATCTCGTCACTGATAAGAGCGTGAGAATGATTACACACTCTCGCTGCACGATCGTTCGATCCGAAGATCGAGCACTGATAGGCATTAGGCCACCACCGATAAATTTGTATAGAGTAGTTACGTAATAAACCCCAAAGTAAACGGATCGCTTTATTCTCCTTATTTCGAATGTGAAAATTCTTAATCTGCCACTGGTCAACCACAGTATAAGGTGTCTGTGCTATATTGAGCTAAATTAGGCAACAGTTAAGCCTATCGATCGCGTGTGAAGATTCCACTCCAATTCAAGTGAAGTTCTTCTGTGCTCTGTGTGATATCATCCAGGTGATCGCTATTTTGTAAGCCGTTTAGCCACTTGGAAAGGTGGCACTCGAATCTACAGCAGCAGGTATTCTACCGCATCGGCAACTTCTGGGCCGTGTCGCTAGACACGGAAGAAAATCCTCCGGATCTCCACCAGCTATCTGGTAAGCCCCAACatttggtccttcgaaccggatcggAGGGACCCCCGACCAGAAGGACCCGCGCAGTGAGTACACCAGTTCATTTTGTGGCAAAGTGACGCGCCGGCATCGAACAATACCCGGTGAATTGTATGGCATTAAACCAAGCCATATCGGTGCCATTTTGATACCGATCGATTGCATCGATCAGCCAGTATTAGGACGGTGAGCCAATACTGATAATTGCGCAACTCTTGCTGATTGCAAATAAATTATACAGCACATTCTTGCGTTTCATTTGCATGCACATATTGAGGTGGTGGTGAGTGGGTTTAAGCATTCGCGTGGGTGGTACGTCGCGTCGGGAAGGAGATTTCGTTCGATTCTCGTGCCATCCATCGGTCAATCGTCCGCGTAAAAAGTAACACCCCGCGACGGGAAGGATTTTTCGTTCGATTGGTGTTATTTTTCGACAATTGTGGTTATAGAAAGTGGCACACCGCGACGGGAAGGAGTAAAATCGTTCGATTTGTGTCATTTTCCGCCGTGTAGAAAACGGTACGACGCGCCGGGAAGGATATTTCGTTATCGATCACGTGCCGTTTTccgacattttcgtttcgtttagTCAATCTGTGGTGGTAGTGTGGTATTAGTGCAATATGGCAGCTGAAAGGAAATTGGCTGATTGCATAAGAAAGCGGAAAGCGCTATTCGTTGTTCGAGATTCCGTCGAAAAGTTTGTGACGGAGTTTGATGATGAAGCCGATGTATTCCAGATTCCTATCCGCTTAGAGGCATTGGATCGAAGTTATAGGCAATTCATCGAGATTCAAGAATCGATCGAACGATATGATGACGCTGAGACTTTTGAGACGCACCTAAGTGAGCGAGCTGATTTCGAAACACGTTTTTGTAAGACAAAGGGTTTCTTGCTGATGAAACGCGGTGATGATACACCTCCAGGGATGAATAGTACCGTCATGCAAAATGTTTCTACATCATCGTCAGCGTTCCATCTTCGATTACCGAAAATTGATTTACCCAAGTTTAACGGAGACTTTTCCCGATGGTTGTCTTTCCGTGATACGTACAGTTCCATGGTGCATTCGAATGCAGATATACCGACGGTGGCAAAACTTCAGTACCTGTTGCAGTCTTTGGAGGGAGAGGCTCGAAAGCCATTCGAATCGGTGGACATCAGCGCGGACAATTATGCTTCAACCTGGGATGCCCTGCTAAAACGTTATGACAACAAACGATACTTGAAACGTCAGCTGTTTCGAGCAATTTATGACCTCCCACCGGTCAAGAAGGAAGATTCTCAGGAGCTGCATGACTTGGTAGATGAATTTCAGAGACACGTGAAGGCGTTAGCGAAGCTTGGAGAACCCATATGCCACTGGAATACCCCGTTAGTGAATTTACTGTCCTACAAGTTAGACCCTGCTACCCTACGAGCGTGGGAAGAAATGACGTCGAAAGATGAAGATGTTACCTACGAACAGTTAATTGATTTCCTGTACCAGCGAGCTAGAATGTTAAAATCATTCGTCACAGATCTAGAACAAAGATCATCCCATTCCGGCCTTACCAAGGTGGCCGGTTCCTTTCCGAATCCGAAGAAGCAATTTAAATTAGCAATGAATGCAACCGCTAAAGTCCCCAATGCACCCCAGTGTATCGCGTGTTCAGAGAAACACTTCCTGTTCCAATGCCAAATGTTTGCAAAGATGCCCATACGCCAACGACGAGAGTTGGTTTCCCAGAAACACCTTTGTTGGAATTGTTTCCGCTCTGGACACCAATCTAAGACCTGTACGTCCAAATTCAATTGTCGCACCTGCCATGAAAAGCACCATTCTCTGCTGCACGAGGTAGCACCCATGAAGATCTCTTCAACGCCGGCAATCTTGCCAAACCAACGAATCCAAGAACCAATTTCATCCGTGTCCAGTGTTATGAATTCCGGATCAGCGAATCCGATTCCCCAAGCCAGTTTATAGGTTCAATCACCCCAAGGAATAGTCCTGTTGCAAACCGTTTCCCTGCTGGTTGTAGACCAGAACGGCCAGTCACATTCCGCTCGAGCGCTGCTCGACTCCGCATCCATGTGCAACTTCATGACCAAGAAGCTTGCCAACGCACTCAATCTCCGTCGCACAACAGTGGACATTGCTGTCGCCGGTATCGGTGAAGCTACAAAGCAGGTCAAGCGACAGTTGACTGCTACCATACGTTCTCGATCTCAAAGGTACACCACAACGCTTGAGTTTCTAATCTTGAAACGACCCACGGTTAATCTGCCTACCGTACCCATCGATACATCCACGTGGATGATTCCCAATCTTGAATTGGCAGACTCCCGATTCCATGCATCAACCGAGATCGATATGATCATTGGTGGAGAAGTTTACCATGAGCTACATACTGGTAGCAAATCCTCTCTAGGAGAAGGATTACCGCTCGTAATTGAGACCGTTTTTGGATGGACCGTTGCTGGACCGGTATCCGTCCAAACCACAAAAATTCCTCAAGTCTGTCATCTAACTACCGCAGATCGTAATCTAGAACAAGCTCTACAGAGATTTTGGGAACTAGAGACCGTCGAGCCGTGCACCCTCTACTCTGCCGAAGAATCTCAGTGTGAAAATCTATATACCGCTACCACCACTCGCGAATCGTCGGGTCGTTATATCGTTCGCTTACCACTCACCCATGATCCACTCGTGTCACTCGGAGAGTCACGCTCAATCGCCGAACGCCGTTTTCTCAATCTCGAAAGACGGCTAGAGCGAGATCCGTCAGTTAAGGAATCGTATCACCACTTCATGAGGGAATATGAAACCCTGCACCACATGCGGAGAA is part of the Sabethes cyaneus chromosome 2, idSabCyanKW18_F2, whole genome shotgun sequence genome and harbors:
- the LOC128735589 gene encoding uncharacterized protein LOC128735589, which encodes MAAERKLADCIRKRKALFVVRDSVEKFVTEFDDEADVFQIPIRLEALDRSYRQFIEIQESIERYDDAETFETHLSERADFETRFCKTKGFLLMKRGDDTPPGMNSTVMQNVSTSSSAFHLRLPKIDLPKFNGDFSRWLSFRDTYSSMVHSNADIPTVAKLQYLLQSLEGEARKPFESVDISADNYASTWDALLKRYDNKRYLKRQLFRAIYDLPPVKKEDSQELHDLVDEFQRHVKALAKLGEPICHWNTPLVNLLSYKLDPATLRAWEEMTSKDEDVTYEQLIDFLYQRARMLKSFVTDLEQRSSHSGLTKVAGSFPNPKKQFKLAMNATAKVPNAPQCIACSEKHFLFQCQMFAKMPIRQRRELVSQKHLCWNCFRSGHQSKTCTSKFNCRTCHEKHHSLLHEVAPMKISSTPAILPNQRIQEPISSVSSVMNSGSANPIPQASL